A section of the Rhizobium sp. SSA_523 genome encodes:
- a CDS encoding phosphotransferase — MAHPLSPRLPAGPVPAPATAESGPGAEIELTGFSGARILLIRSEGQEAFVRKISAAPAGNVRLQAQAIKQRLISGLLDGCARTPRVLDEGILETGLYFFDMEFVRGRDGIAFLRSADLPDVVCVVDRLLESLTRLSGMEDLTSGFSPRTVARMKCREILDKTGPADQRAQQALHGLLDAIERVDMPDRLAPSACHGDMTLENILITDRNELIFIDLLDSFFDHWLADAAKLEQDLKAGWYTRHSPPLPAGVTHYVQDRLNGFAGSRFGAAAGPLKELLLGIHLARIIPYAHEAQQRDFVLARLEDLLARTSGDRL; from the coding sequence ATGGCACATCCTCTCTCTCCCCGCCTGCCGGCCGGACCGGTACCCGCGCCGGCCACCGCCGAGAGCGGCCCCGGCGCGGAAATCGAACTGACGGGGTTTTCCGGGGCGAGGATCCTGCTGATCCGCAGCGAGGGGCAGGAGGCATTTGTCCGCAAGATCTCCGCCGCGCCGGCCGGCAATGTCCGCCTGCAGGCCCAGGCCATCAAGCAGAGGCTGATCTCCGGCCTGCTGGATGGCTGCGCGCGCACGCCGCGCGTGCTGGATGAGGGCATTCTGGAAACCGGCCTGTATTTCTTCGACATGGAATTCGTGCGCGGCCGCGATGGCATCGCCTTTCTGCGCAGCGCCGATCTCCCCGATGTCGTCTGCGTCGTCGACCGGCTGCTGGAAAGCCTCACGCGCCTCTCGGGCATGGAGGATCTGACCAGCGGGTTTTCGCCCCGCACGGTCGCCCGGATGAAATGCCGGGAGATCCTCGACAAGACCGGCCCTGCCGACCAGCGGGCGCAGCAGGCCCTGCATGGTTTGCTGGACGCGATCGAGCGGGTCGACATGCCGGACCGGCTTGCGCCCAGCGCCTGCCATGGCGACATGACGCTGGAAAACATCCTGATCACCGATCGCAACGAGCTGATCTTCATCGATCTTCTCGACAGTTTCTTCGACCACTGGCTGGCCGATGCGGCCAAGCTGGAACAGGATCTGAAAGCCGGCTGGTACACCCGCCATTCGCCGCCGCTGCCGGCTGGCGTGACGCATTACGTCCAGGACCGGCTGAACGGATTTGCCGGCAGTCGGTTCGGCGCCGCAGCCGGCCCCTTGAAGGAACTGCTGCTCGGCATCCACCTCGCCCGCATCATTCCCTATGCCCATGAGGCCCAGCAGCGGGATTTCGTCCTGGCGCGGCTGGAAGATCTTCTGGCGCGGACTTCAGGAGACAGACTATGA
- a CDS encoding HAD family phosphatase, which produces MDFAGRLSQTSIEAILFDLDGTLVDTMPLHYEAYRRVLGDHGLSLAFEDFLAASGGAARETIPRLVAGRSCSASADEIHAQKVSLAARLFQETPPRPLPTALLLPVLGRAYPIGLVSSGSRRSVEITLSALNWTDIFRVTVTGSDVTRGKPDPQGYLQAAEALSVSPDRCLVFEDMDDGVQAAAKAGMAVFDVRLALPAWRR; this is translated from the coding sequence ATGGATTTCGCCGGCCGGCTTTCGCAGACCTCCATCGAGGCGATCTTGTTCGACCTTGACGGCACTTTGGTGGATACGATGCCTCTGCATTACGAGGCCTATCGCCGCGTGCTTGGCGATCACGGGCTCAGCCTCGCCTTCGAGGATTTCCTGGCGGCCTCCGGCGGCGCGGCGCGGGAAACCATTCCGCGGCTGGTGGCGGGGCGTTCCTGTTCGGCCTCGGCGGACGAGATCCATGCGCAGAAGGTGTCGCTCGCCGCGCGGCTTTTCCAGGAAACGCCACCAAGGCCGCTGCCGACGGCGCTGCTGCTGCCGGTTCTGGGCCGCGCCTATCCGATCGGGCTCGTTTCCTCCGGCTCGCGGCGCAGCGTCGAGATCACGCTGTCGGCCCTGAATTGGACGGATATCTTCCGCGTGACGGTGACCGGCAGCGATGTGACGCGCGGCAAGCCGGATCCGCAAGGCTATCTGCAGGCCGCCGAGGCGCTGTCGGTGTCGCCCGACCGCTGTCTTGTCTTCGAGGACATGGATGACGGGGTGCAGGCGGCCGCAAAAGCCGGCATGGCCGTCTTCGACGTGCGGCTGGCCCTGCCGGCCTGGAGGCGATGA
- a CDS encoding HNH endonuclease, translating to MARKYKEKIEAWYQPPQPVICPLCDREIPEDQRDEHHLVPKSRGGRETQTLHRICHRQIHALFSEAELETDYASIEALLSHPEMAKFKAWISRKPPGFFDGTRRSKRRREMGNPAERW from the coding sequence ATGGCCCGCAAATACAAGGAAAAGATTGAGGCCTGGTACCAGCCGCCCCAGCCGGTCATCTGTCCGCTCTGCGACCGGGAAATTCCCGAGGATCAGAGGGATGAGCACCACCTTGTGCCGAAAAGCCGGGGCGGCCGCGAGACGCAGACGCTTCACCGCATATGCCACCGGCAGATCCACGCGCTGTTTTCCGAAGCCGAACTCGAAACCGATTATGCAAGTATCGAGGCTCTCCTCTCCCATCCCGAAATGGCAAAGTTCAAGGCCTGGATCTCCCGCAAGCCGCCCGGCTTTTTCGACGGGACACGCCGCAGCAAAAGGCGCCGGGAGATGGGAAATCCGGCCGAGCGCTGGTAG
- a CDS encoding alkylphosphonate utilization protein, which yields MASNDDDYIYDEVSGEWRPASEMKAEAAKASEVRDAAGNLLADGDSVVLVKDLKVKGAGQTLKQGTVIRSIRLTDNPDEIDCRHDTIKGLVLRTEFVRKR from the coding sequence GTGGCAAGCAATGATGATGACTACATCTATGACGAAGTGAGCGGCGAATGGCGGCCGGCCTCGGAAATGAAGGCCGAGGCTGCCAAGGCAAGCGAAGTGCGGGATGCCGCCGGCAATCTGCTTGCCGATGGCGATAGTGTCGTCCTGGTCAAGGATCTGAAGGTGAAGGGCGCCGGGCAGACCCTCAAACAGGGAACGGTGATCCGCTCCATTAGGCTGACCGACAATCCGGACGAGATCGATTGCCGCCACGATACGATCAAGGGCCTTGTCCTGCGGACCGAATTCGTCCGCAAGCGCTAG
- the queC gene encoding 7-cyano-7-deazaguanine synthase QueC yields the protein MKTLIVCSGGLDSVVLAHKMAAEAELVGLISFDYGQRHRKELDFAGQAAARLAVPHHLIDLSRLGGFLSGSALTDAVEVPDGHYAEDSMKITVVPNRNAIMLTIAFGLAAAQKADAVAIAVHGGDHFIYPDCRPDFIDSFAAMQRHALDGYAQVALAAPFVERSKADIVQEGAAHRVPFAETWSCYKGGARHCGRCGTCVERREAFHLAGIDDPTDYEDRHFWAEAIAR from the coding sequence ATGAAGACACTCATCGTCTGTTCCGGCGGACTGGATTCCGTCGTGCTGGCCCACAAGATGGCCGCCGAAGCGGAGCTGGTTGGCCTGATCTCCTTCGATTATGGCCAGCGCCACCGCAAGGAACTCGATTTTGCGGGCCAGGCCGCCGCACGTCTGGCGGTTCCCCATCATCTGATCGATCTCTCGAGGCTGGGCGGCTTTCTCAGCGGCTCCGCGCTGACCGATGCCGTCGAGGTTCCCGATGGCCATTATGCGGAGGACAGCATGAAGATCACGGTGGTGCCCAACCGCAATGCGATCATGCTGACCATTGCCTTCGGCCTTGCCGCCGCGCAGAAGGCCGATGCCGTGGCCATTGCCGTTCATGGCGGCGACCACTTCATCTATCCCGACTGCCGGCCGGACTTTATCGACAGTTTCGCGGCCATGCAGAGGCATGCGCTGGATGGCTATGCGCAGGTGGCGCTTGCGGCCCCCTTTGTCGAACGCTCCAAGGCCGATATCGTGCAGGAGGGCGCTGCGCACCGGGTGCCCTTTGCCGAAACCTGGTCCTGCTACAAGGGCGGCGCCAGACATTGCGGCCGCTGCGGCACCTGCGTCGAGCGACGCGAAGCCTTTCATCTTGCCGGCATTGACGATCCGACGGATTATGAGGACCGCCATTTCTGGGCAGAGGCCATTGCACGTTGA
- a CDS encoding methyl-accepting chemotaxis protein, which produces MLKNLSVSTKGFIAFGILAIIAVITSLMIHQSAVTAESAVRQNEKLDGVAQAAATLTDDVTKATLALKNFLLTGDRNFQNDYATLTELITKDASHLDTLLKAAVPASRKDFEQAMEAIASWRATTADKQILLMRDPMTVDLARAMELSQTGSALQQAFYTSINAMRDELEKQSTAADAAQQAAIGSVAFISLVAAGLVVLAAIALGVLNFRLVSRPLGRLTEATSRLARGDLDVVIDQGGKDEIGRMAAAMQIFREAAIANQRLQAEAEGNRAKAEADRLAAQEQAEADAAERLRIATSGLAGGLKRLAEGDLAFQLTEAFAPDFEGLRHDFNQSVRQLNATLASINDSIATMETGTREIANGSDHLSKRTEQQAAALEETAAAVEEITANVQNSTQRTEEARRVAGQANSSADASSQVVARAEEAMKKIETSSQQISNIIGVIDEIAFQTNLLALNAGVEAARAGEAGKGFAVVAQEVRELAQRSANAAKEIKQLIHNSSLEVSSGVDLVREASTALRTIGGFIVEMNAHMDAIAVSAREQSTGLAEVNQAVNAMDQTTQQNAAMVEESNAASSALAHEAAKLRELVSHFTIEANASAQSSALRQTAQNMARSMAPQNRAPAARANTAARPNASERPAAMPRAAAQPARAHGNTALAQDNWEEF; this is translated from the coding sequence ATGCTCAAGAACTTGTCCGTCAGCACCAAGGGGTTCATCGCCTTTGGCATCCTGGCCATCATTGCCGTCATCACGTCGCTGATGATCCATCAGAGCGCCGTGACGGCCGAAAGCGCCGTGCGCCAGAACGAGAAGCTCGATGGGGTTGCTCAAGCGGCCGCCACGCTGACCGATGACGTGACGAAGGCAACGCTGGCGCTGAAGAATTTCCTGCTGACGGGCGATCGCAACTTCCAGAACGACTATGCGACACTGACCGAACTGATCACCAAGGATGCCAGCCATCTCGACACCCTTCTCAAGGCAGCGGTGCCGGCCAGCCGGAAGGATTTCGAGCAGGCCATGGAGGCGATTGCAAGCTGGCGCGCCACCACCGCCGACAAGCAGATCCTCCTGATGCGCGACCCGATGACCGTCGATCTGGCCCGCGCCATGGAACTGTCGCAAACCGGCAGCGCCCTGCAGCAGGCCTTCTACACCTCGATCAACGCCATGCGCGACGAGCTTGAGAAGCAATCGACGGCAGCCGATGCCGCACAGCAGGCGGCCATTGGCTCCGTTGCCTTTATCAGCCTCGTTGCAGCGGGCCTGGTCGTCCTTGCCGCCATCGCCCTTGGCGTGCTGAATTTCCGCCTTGTGTCGCGGCCGCTTGGAAGGCTGACCGAGGCCACCTCGCGCCTCGCCCGGGGCGATCTCGATGTCGTCATCGATCAGGGCGGCAAGGATGAGATCGGTCGCATGGCGGCCGCCATGCAGATCTTCCGCGAGGCCGCCATTGCCAACCAGCGCCTGCAGGCGGAAGCGGAGGGCAACCGCGCCAAGGCCGAGGCCGACCGCCTGGCCGCACAGGAACAGGCGGAGGCCGATGCGGCCGAGCGCCTGCGCATTGCCACATCCGGTCTTGCCGGCGGATTGAAGCGGCTTGCGGAAGGCGATCTCGCATTCCAGCTGACGGAAGCCTTCGCGCCGGATTTCGAAGGTCTGCGCCACGATTTCAACCAGTCGGTCCGCCAGCTGAACGCAACGCTGGCCTCGATCAACGACAGCATTGCCACGATGGAAACCGGCACGCGCGAGATCGCCAACGGCTCCGATCACCTCTCCAAGCGCACCGAGCAGCAGGCCGCGGCTCTGGAGGAAACGGCGGCGGCCGTCGAGGAAATTACCGCCAATGTGCAAAATTCGACGCAGCGCACCGAAGAGGCACGCCGCGTCGCCGGCCAGGCCAATTCCTCGGCCGATGCCTCGTCGCAGGTGGTCGCCCGCGCTGAAGAGGCGATGAAGAAGATCGAAACCAGCTCGCAGCAGATCTCCAACATCATCGGCGTGATCGATGAGATCGCCTTCCAGACCAATCTTCTGGCGCTGAATGCCGGCGTCGAGGCCGCCCGCGCCGGTGAAGCCGGCAAAGGCTTCGCCGTCGTCGCCCAGGAAGTGCGCGAACTGGCGCAGCGCTCTGCCAATGCCGCCAAGGAAATCAAGCAGCTTATCCACAATTCCAGCCTGGAAGTGTCGAGCGGCGTGGATCTCGTGCGCGAGGCAAGCACGGCGCTGCGCACCATTGGCGGCTTCATCGTGGAAATGAACGCGCATATGGATGCCATTGCCGTCTCGGCGCGCGAACAGTCCACCGGGCTTGCCGAGGTCAACCAGGCGGTGAACGCCATGGATCAGACGACCCAGCAGAACGCCGCCATGGTGGAGGAATCGAACGCCGCCTCCAGCGCCCTCGCCCATGAAGCGGCCAAGCTGCGCGAACTGGTCTCGCATTTCACCATCGAGGCCAATGCCTCGGCGCAATCGTCAGCCCTGCGCCAGACTGCCCAGAACATGGCCCGGAGTATGGCTCCCCAGAACAGGGCCCCCGCTGCCCGCGCCAATACAGCCGCCCGGCCCAATGCCTCCGAACGGCCCGCCGCCATGCCAAGGGCTGCAGCACAGCCCGCCCGCGCCCATGGAAATACGGCGCTTGCCCAGGACAATTGGGAAGAATTCTGA
- a CDS encoding SPFH domain-containing protein, with amino-acid sequence MLAGSDIVVIALVAFVVLVLFAGIKTVPQGYRYTVERFGRYTRTLDPGLNLIVPFIERVGSRMNVMEQVLDIPRQEVITKDNASVAADAVAFYQVLNPAQAAYQIANLEQAVQNLTMTNIRSVMGSMDLDELLSNRDIINERLLRVVDEAVHPWGIKVTRIEIKDIQPPADLVASMARQMKAEREKRAQILEAEGSRNAQILRAEGAKQAAVLQAEGEREAAFREAEARERLAEAEAKATQMVSVAIAAGDVNAINYFVAQKYTEAMAAIGTANNAKIVLMPMEASALIGSLGGIGALAREVFGEGGDAAAPATRRVTPPRSKPSTTGGTTGGMTGGTGASASSTGVPINPFDPTRTER; translated from the coding sequence ATGCTCGCAGGTTCCGATATCGTCGTCATTGCGCTTGTCGCTTTCGTGGTGCTTGTCCTCTTTGCCGGGATCAAGACGGTGCCGCAGGGCTATCGCTACACGGTCGAACGCTTCGGCCGGTACACGCGCACGCTCGACCCGGGCCTGAACCTGATCGTCCCCTTCATCGAGCGCGTGGGTTCGCGCATGAACGTGATGGAGCAGGTTCTCGACATTCCCCGCCAGGAAGTGATCACCAAGGACAATGCCAGCGTGGCGGCGGATGCCGTCGCCTTCTACCAGGTGTTGAACCCCGCCCAGGCCGCCTATCAGATCGCCAATCTCGAGCAGGCCGTGCAGAACCTCACAATGACCAATATCCGCTCCGTGATGGGCTCGATGGATCTCGACGAGCTTCTGTCCAACCGCGACATTATCAATGAACGCCTGCTGCGGGTGGTTGACGAGGCCGTGCATCCTTGGGGAATCAAGGTCACGCGCATCGAGATCAAGGATATCCAGCCGCCCGCGGATCTGGTGGCCTCCATGGCCCGTCAGATGAAGGCCGAGCGCGAAAAGCGCGCCCAGATCCTGGAGGCGGAGGGCTCGCGCAATGCGCAGATCCTGCGTGCCGAGGGCGCCAAGCAGGCCGCCGTGCTGCAGGCGGAAGGCGAACGCGAGGCCGCCTTCCGGGAGGCCGAGGCCCGCGAGCGCCTGGCCGAGGCGGAGGCCAAGGCGACGCAGATGGTCTCCGTCGCGATCGCTGCCGGCGATGTGAACGCCATCAACTATTTCGTTGCGCAGAAATATACCGAGGCCATGGCCGCGATCGGCACGGCCAACAATGCCAAGATCGTGCTGATGCCGATGGAGGCCTCCGCCCTGATCGGCTCGCTGGGCGGCATTGGCGCGCTCGCCCGCGAAGTCTTCGGCGAAGGCGGCGATGCGGCAGCGCCCGCGACCCGGCGGGTGACCCCGCCGCGCAGCAAGCCGAGCACGACAGGGGGCACGACAGGGGGCATGACAGGGGGCACCGGCGCCTCCGCCTCGTCGACCGGCGTGCCCATCAATCCCTTCGACCCGACCCGAACCGAGCGCTGA
- a CDS encoding NfeD family protein — protein MMAALILDLGPWSWFILGLALLAAELAVPGMFLIWIGLAAIVVGGISLILWDLAFWSWQLQLVLFAILAIAITLAGRRYFDRPDNSSDEPLLNRRGESLVGRTATLKEPITNGRGRIRLDDTWWSVTGPDLAAGMTVRVAEWTGNELIVEPVA, from the coding sequence ATGATGGCCGCCTTGATCCTCGACCTCGGACCGTGGAGCTGGTTCATTCTCGGCCTGGCGCTTCTTGCCGCCGAACTTGCCGTACCCGGCATGTTCCTGATCTGGATCGGGCTTGCCGCCATCGTCGTCGGCGGCATCTCCCTCATCCTGTGGGATCTGGCCTTCTGGAGCTGGCAGTTGCAACTCGTGCTCTTTGCCATTCTCGCAATCGCCATCACCCTGGCCGGGCGCCGCTATTTCGACAGGCCCGACAACAGCAGCGACGAGCCGCTTCTCAACCGCCGCGGCGAGAGCCTCGTCGGACGCACCGCAACGCTCAAGGAGCCGATCACCAATGGGCGCGGGCGCATTCGCCTGGATGATACCTGGTGGTCGGTCACCGGCCCGGACCTTGCCGCCGGCATGACGGTCCGGGTGGCGGAATGGACGGGCAATGAACTGATCGTCGAGCCCGTCGCCTGA
- a CDS encoding SIS domain-containing protein, whose amino-acid sequence MNNTALSSAPVDPIQSALRTIAMERRGLEALEEALGNGLGDTLRQAVAMISAISGRVIVTGVGKSGHIGVKLAATFASTGTPASFVHAAEANHGDLGMIAGNDLVIALSKGGESAELRSIVAYTRRFSIPLIALTCSAHSTLSRASDLVFLLPNEQEACPHGLAPTTSTLMQLAIGDALAIALLETRGFTATDFHTFHPGGKLGASLTHVKDIMHTGERLPLVARGTPMRDAVSTLSHKHFGCVLVMEEDGRLAGIITDGDLARNLTRNLGDLVVDDVMTTSPKTIGPDTLATAALAMLQKNSIGALIVVDAEKRPLGLVHFHDLLRIGVA is encoded by the coding sequence ATGAACAATACGGCTCTTTCTTCCGCTCCGGTCGATCCCATCCAGTCCGCGCTCAGAACGATCGCCATGGAAAGGCGCGGACTTGAGGCGCTCGAGGAGGCGCTGGGCAACGGCCTTGGCGATACGCTCCGGCAGGCTGTCGCCATGATCTCGGCCATTTCGGGCAGGGTGATCGTCACAGGCGTCGGCAAGAGTGGCCATATCGGCGTCAAGCTGGCTGCCACATTCGCATCCACCGGCACGCCGGCCTCCTTCGTCCATGCCGCGGAAGCCAATCATGGCGATCTCGGCATGATTGCCGGCAATGATCTGGTGATCGCGCTGTCCAAGGGCGGCGAAAGCGCGGAATTGCGCAGCATCGTTGCCTATACGCGGCGTTTCTCGATCCCGCTGATCGCGCTGACCTGCTCGGCGCATTCGACATTGTCGCGCGCCTCGGATCTCGTCTTCCTGCTGCCAAACGAGCAGGAGGCCTGCCCGCATGGCCTGGCGCCCACCACCTCCACCCTGATGCAGCTGGCGATCGGCGACGCTCTGGCGATCGCGCTTCTGGAAACGCGCGGCTTTACCGCAACCGATTTCCACACCTTCCATCCCGGCGGAAAACTCGGCGCCAGCCTAACTCATGTGAAGGACATCATGCATACCGGCGAGCGCCTGCCGCTGGTGGCCCGCGGCACGCCGATGCGCGATGCGGTGTCGACGCTGTCGCACAAGCATTTCGGCTGCGTGCTGGTCATGGAAGAGGACGGCCGCCTGGCCGGCATCATCACCGATGGCGATCTCGCCCGCAACCTGACGCGCAATCTGGGGGATCTCGTCGTCGACGATGTGATGACCACGTCGCCGAAAACGATCGGACCCGATACGCTGGCGACGGCGGCGCTTGCCATGCTGCAGAAGAACAGTATCGGCGCGCTGATCGTGGTGGATGCCGAAAAGCGTCCCCTCGGCCTGGTGCATTTTCACGATCTGCTGCGGATTGGCGTGGCCTGA
- a CDS encoding outer membrane beta-barrel protein, with protein MSKKTHSGERPARLLGPAALLVASAALLVPHMADAQSTYRAGTSRQSNGDIYGTDSNSRTDPGLGADSGAALGDRSRNTFDNGREDDLSAGNPYGTTAATATPGSPLSATGLRSGSMLQGTPLPQADSLDADDLNTLIDAEQNPAEGPLDPGEAPVTRTDDGLGLRLGSFRLRPSVNESINTETTRSGGGKSTRTYLSTTGNWDLRSDWSRHALTVVGEGTFERNISGRGATDPQARIDGTLRLDLADDTIANLTAGYAYQREDANDPNAIADALDQADVNRFTGGAALVRDLGLIRGTAGIAVTRTTYGSVRLSDGRSLSLADRDRTAIEGRLRLGYEISPAIIPFVEATIGQADYDSSVDFAGYARSSNSYAGRAGIELDLGEKLRGELALGYAAVDYEDRRLTTIDAFTADGALAWSPQRGTVLDLGLRTTVQDSTAPGASGWVDYQLTSSLSHVILQDLTGRLTGSATLRDFPTSQNELNWQLGAGLIWTINRYFDVTANLGYEHTDSASGADSNLVRAGVGLTLRR; from the coding sequence ATGAGCAAGAAGACACACTCCGGCGAACGCCCCGCCCGGCTCCTCGGGCCGGCCGCTCTTCTTGTTGCCTCGGCAGCCCTGCTCGTCCCGCATATGGCGGATGCCCAGAGCACCTACCGGGCCGGCACATCCCGTCAGAGCAATGGCGACATCTACGGGACGGACAGCAATTCCCGGACCGATCCCGGGCTTGGCGCCGATAGCGGGGCAGCGCTCGGCGACCGAAGCCGCAACACGTTCGATAACGGGCGGGAGGACGATCTCAGCGCCGGCAATCCCTATGGCACGACGGCAGCCACCGCCACGCCCGGTTCGCCGCTGAGCGCCACCGGCCTGCGCAGCGGCAGCATGCTGCAGGGAACGCCGCTTCCCCAGGCCGACAGCCTGGATGCCGATGACCTGAACACTCTCATCGATGCCGAGCAGAACCCGGCCGAAGGTCCCCTCGATCCGGGCGAGGCGCCGGTCACCCGCACCGATGACGGCCTGGGCCTGCGCCTGGGTTCCTTCAGGCTGCGCCCATCGGTGAACGAGAGCATCAATACCGAAACGACTCGAAGCGGCGGAGGGAAATCCACCCGCACCTATCTCTCGACCACCGGCAATTGGGACCTGCGCTCCGACTGGTCCCGCCATGCCCTGACAGTGGTCGGCGAAGGCACTTTCGAGCGCAATATCAGCGGCCGCGGCGCAACCGATCCCCAGGCCCGCATCGACGGCACGCTGCGGCTCGATCTCGCCGACGATACGATCGCCAATCTCACCGCCGGCTACGCCTATCAGCGCGAGGATGCCAATGATCCCAACGCCATTGCCGATGCCCTCGACCAGGCGGATGTGAACCGCTTCACCGGCGGCGCCGCGCTGGTGCGCGATCTCGGCCTGATCCGCGGAACCGCCGGCATTGCCGTGACCCGCACCACCTATGGCAGCGTGCGGCTCAGCGATGGCCGCTCTCTCAGCCTTGCCGATCGCGACCGCACGGCGATCGAGGGACGGCTTCGGCTCGGCTATGAAATCTCGCCGGCGATCATCCCCTTCGTGGAAGCCACGATCGGCCAGGCCGATTACGACTCCTCCGTTGATTTTGCCGGCTATGCGCGCTCTTCCAACAGCTATGCCGGTCGGGCCGGCATCGAGCTTGATCTCGGCGAGAAACTGCGCGGCGAACTGGCGCTCGGCTATGCCGCTGTCGATTACGAGGATCGACGGCTGACGACGATCGACGCCTTCACCGCCGATGGCGCGCTTGCCTGGTCGCCGCAACGCGGCACCGTTCTCGATCTCGGCCTGCGCACGACCGTGCAGGATTCGACGGCGCCCGGCGCCAGTGGCTGGGTGGATTACCAGCTCACCTCCAGCCTGTCGCATGTCATCCTGCAAGACCTGACGGGGCGCCTGACCGGCTCCGCCACGCTGCGCGACTTCCCGACCTCGCAGAACGAGTTGAACTGGCAGCTGGGCGCAGGCTTGATCTGGACCATCAACCGCTATTTCGACGTGACCGCCAATCTCGGCTACGAACATACAGACAGTGCCAGCGGCGCCGACAGCAATCTGGTCAGGGCCGGAGTGGGTCTGACGCTGCGTCGCTAG
- the galU gene encoding UTP--glucose-1-phosphate uridylyltransferase GalU has product MGQKIRKAVFPVAGLGTRFLPATKAVPKEMLTVVDKPVIQYVVDEAAAAGIEHFVFVTGRGKGVIEDYFDIQYELEQMLRERNKNAELTLLADLLPKAGTASFTRQQVPLGLGHAVWCARDIVGNEPFAVLLPDMIMASEKSCLKGMVELYEQTGGNVLAVEECDPELAHKYGIVGVGDKVGSEGFKITQMVEKPAKGTAPSNFFINGRYILQPEIFKILETQERGAGNEIQLTDGMLALAKDQDFAAYHFKGETYDCGAKDGFILANLAFALKRDDIRPLIQGPLKDITSKL; this is encoded by the coding sequence GTGGGACAAAAGATCCGTAAAGCCGTATTTCCTGTTGCAGGTCTGGGAACCCGCTTCCTGCCTGCGACGAAGGCCGTTCCGAAGGAAATGCTGACGGTTGTCGACAAGCCAGTCATTCAATACGTCGTCGATGAGGCCGCGGCAGCCGGCATCGAGCACTTCGTCTTCGTCACCGGACGCGGCAAGGGCGTCATCGAGGATTATTTCGATATCCAGTACGAGCTGGAGCAGATGCTGCGCGAGCGCAACAAGAATGCCGAGCTGACGCTCCTGGCGGATCTTCTGCCGAAGGCGGGCACAGCCAGCTTCACCCGCCAGCAGGTGCCGCTCGGGCTTGGCCATGCGGTCTGGTGCGCGCGCGATATCGTCGGCAATGAGCCCTTTGCGGTCCTGCTTCCCGATATGATCATGGCCTCGGAGAAGAGCTGCCTCAAGGGCATGGTCGAGCTCTATGAGCAGACCGGCGGCAATGTGCTGGCGGTGGAGGAGTGCGATCCCGAACTCGCCCATAAATACGGCATTGTCGGCGTGGGCGACAAAGTGGGCAGCGAAGGCTTCAAGATCACGCAGATGGTGGAAAAGCCGGCCAAGGGCACGGCACCGTCCAACTTCTTCATCAATGGCCGCTACATCCTGCAGCCGGAGATCTTCAAGATTTTGGAAACGCAGGAACGTGGTGCCGGCAACGAGATCCAGCTGACCGACGGCATGCTGGCTTTGGCAAAGGATCAGGATTTCGCCGCCTATCACTTCAAGGGCGAAACCTATGACTGTGGCGCCAAGGACGGCTTCATCCTTGCCAACCTCGCCTTCGCGCTGAAGCGCGACGATATCCGCCCGCTGATCCAGGGACCGCTGAAGGACATCACGTCGAAGCTCTGA